The proteins below are encoded in one region of Silene latifolia isolate original U9 population chromosome 2, ASM4854445v1, whole genome shotgun sequence:
- the LOC141633168 gene encoding uncharacterized protein LOC141633168 gives MLALAVQHKYVHYWVTDQETDELTHVFMAHPEAVKMFRSYYYVVQIDSTYKTNEYRLPLVEMVGVTPVGKSFVIAYALVTHESEEKYLWVLRKLKALLNDAVQPNAIVTDCERGLLNAIHIVFPDSSHLLCLWHIYSNVETKALDITSQDKWAKHVTFNLFTAVVEAETEDKFNVAWGILAREWAGVAAYIERQWFPYLEKWAKYRTNNITHFGNTSTSRVESAHANLKRWLNSAKLAVDSIWSRFHSLMETQHVEIRHSLELSRSRRLTGIQRLFSRLSCKISKNAISELRKEFERGAKMTEDALTIDCGCVKATTLGLLCACSLHRISRNGSRVPVDVLHAFWRKLEYDGSEAMPTCDDDRLEELFDEIRNADPSMRSSMFDALYSQIHPQEEDVNEPRVNENPRGRPSRGTRRDPSAVEHARVRVRVGTPSSQRTPSSTPRSTPTVPVTPSSTPRSTPSVRFTPYRTPRSTQMGPGTPSTTATTTTGSFGTTYCAPLEVDYTIGDLRYFPYRDFLPSFFHEYVEAWFNPYGDGHCGFRVISHVVRGDQSHFTMARTDLLREIRSPDYRDHIYGPGRFDTEVARITFMDQIPCGSGNWMDGFDLYGYATMYNWVICCISAFDDREGQRNWNGSFTYLPLRAPPGVRAPYGVLWVLHAGNHYLRLRVRPLSPMPPIAHCWVHDASVDHYNGLYRHQIRLWRDFARCS, from the coding sequence ATGTTAGCACTTGCGGTTCAGCATAAGTACGTTCATTATTGGGTCACTGATCAGGAGACCGATGAGCTAACCCACGTGTTCATGGCTCATCCAGAAGCGGTTAAGATGTTTCGATCATACTATTATGTGGTACAGATCGATTCCACGTACAAGACAAATGAataccgtcttccgcttgttgaGATGGTTGGAGTCACACCCGTCGGGAAGAGCTTTGTCATCGCGTATGCTCTTGTGACGCATGAGTCGGAGGAGAAATATCTGTGGGTCCTACGGAAACTGAAGGCCCTGCTCAATGATGCCGTTCAACCTAATGCTATTGTTACTGATTGCGAGAGAGGTTTGTTGAACGCGATtcacattgtttttccggattcgTCTCACTTGCTATGTCTTTGGCATATATATTCTAACGTGGAGACGAAAGCACTTGATATCACGAGTCAGGATAAGTGGGCTAAGCACGTAACTTTTAACTTGTTTACTGCGGTTGTCGAGGCGGAGACCGAAGATAAGTTTAATGTTGCGTGGGGCATATTGGCAAGGGAATGGGCGGGAGTGGCGGCTTATATtgagaggcaatggttcccgtACTTGGAAAAATGGGCCAAGTATAGAACGAACAACATAACTCATTTTGGCAATACTTCTACATCCCGGGTTGAGTCGGCTCATGCGAATTTGAAGAGATGGCTGAATAGCGCGAAACTGGCAGTTGATAGCATCTGGAGTCGGTTTCATTCTTTGATGGAAACGCAACATGTTGAGATCCGACACTCGTTGGAGTTATCTAGATCGAGGCGGTTGACGGGGATTCAGCGATTATTTTCCAGActttcttgcaaaatatcaaagaaTGCCATCAGTGAATTGCGTAAAGAATTCGAAAGAGGTGCCAAGATGACGGAAGATGCCTTGACGATCGATTGCGGTTGTGTAAAGGCTACTACACTTGGTTTGTTATGTGCTTGTTCACTTCACCGCATTTCTAGAAACGGATCTCGGGTCCCTGTTGATGTGTTACATGCATTTTGGAGGAAGTTGGAGTACGATGGTTCGGAGGCAATGCCGACTTGTGATGATGATCGATTGGAGGAGTTATTCGATGAAATTCGGAATGCAGATCCGAGTATGCGATCATCCATGTTCGATGCCCTTTACTCTCAGATACATCCGCAAGAGGAGGATGTAAACGAGCCTCGGGTGAACGAGAACCCTAGAGGACGTCCGAGTAGGGGAACTCGTAGAGATCCGTCCGCCGTTGAGCATGCACGGGTTCGTGTTCGAGTAGGTACTCCGTCTTCCCAACGTACTCCGTCTAGTACCCCCCGTTCTACTCCGACGGTTCCTGTTACTCCGTCGTCTACTCCCCGTTCTACTCCGTCGGTTCGTTTTACTCCGTATAGAACCCCCCGGTCCACTCAAATGGGCCCCGGTACACCGTCTACCACTGCTACCACGACTACGGGGAGTTTCGGCACAACGTATTGCGCACCTCTTGAGGTCGACTACACCATTGGTGATTTGAGGTATTTTCCTTATCGTGACTTCCTGCCTTCATTTTTTCACGAGTATGTAGAAGCATGGTTTAATCCTTACGGAGACGGTCATTGTGGTTTTCGAGTTATCTCACATGTTGTTCGGGGTGACCAATCTCATTTCACGATGGCTAGAACAGATTTACTTAGGGAAATTCGTAGTCCCGATTACCGTGATCATATCTATGGCCCAGGGAGATTTGATACGGAGGTAGCTAGAATTACATTTATGGATCAGATACCGTGTGGCTCGGGTAATTGGATGGACGGTTTTGATCTATATGGTTATGCTACGATGTACAATTGGGTGATATGTTGTATTTCTGCATTTGACGATCGAGAAGGTCAGCGAAATTGGAATGGTAGTTTTACTTATTTGCCTCTACGAGCCCCTCCCGGAGTACGTGCCCCATATGGTGTCTTATGGGTATTACATGCGGGAAACCACTATTTGCGGCTCCGAGTACGCCCCTTGTCACCTATGCCTCCAATAGCCCATTGTTGGGTACATGATGCAAGCGTAGATCATTATAATGGCCTGTATCGACATCAGATCCGATTATGGCGCGATTTCGCGAGGTGTTCTTAG